AGGTTAATGGTTAATTTTGCCCACAGAAACAATCAGTACCTAAAACTATGATAATGGATTACTCCGAATTATACAAGACCTACTTTCCTCAACTTGTAATGGTGGCAAGTCGTTGGCTTTCGAAAGAAGATGCTGAAGACTTGGTACAGGATGTAATGGTACGTTTGTGGGTACGCCGCGATACTGTGAAATATCTAACCGATTTCTTTCCTTATGCGCTAACAGCTGTAAGAAATCGATGCCTTGATCATATAAAACATCTTACTTACGTTCGCGAATATGAGCATACTGCATCGGCAAATTTGCGAATGGCTATCGATATGGAGAATCCAATGACTCGTATGGAATACTGTGAATTTGAGAAAAAAGTAAATATGGCTGTTTCTTCGTTGCCTACACGTTGTAGAACGGTATTTATGATGAGTCGTTATGAAGATAAGAAATATGACGAGATTGCTACAGAACTTGGCATTTCTCTGAATACAGTCGAGAATCATATGACATCGGCTCTTTGTAAATTGCGTAACGTATTACTTGTTTCTTAAAATGAACAATAAATACATGAATTAATAGTTTGTAATTATATAGTTATAATATTAAGCAATAATGAATAAAAAAGCAATCTTTTCCCTGCTTCTCACTTTGTTTCTCTGTTTGGGAGTGCAGGCACAGCAGGTGGCTCCTTTTAAAAAAGGTGACCGGGTAACGTTCGTGGGTAATAGTATTACCGACGGAGGACATTATCATTCTTACATCTGGCTTTATTATATGACTCACTTCCCCTTCGATGAGATGTGGATGGCCAACTGTGGTGTTGGTGGTGATACCAGCTTGGAAATTCTCAACCGATTGGACGGAGATGTTTTTGCAAAGCGTCCAACAGTGCTGACGCTTACTTTCGGAATGAATGATAGTGGATATTTTGAGTATAATGGTGATGAGCCCGAGAAGTTCGCTGCCGAAAAGTTGGCTACTGCCAAGAAATACTATTATGAGATTGAGAAACGCCTGAAGGCCCGTCCTGAAACGCGTATGATCATGATTGGTACTTCACCCTATGATCAGACATCGACCTTTAATGATAATGTGTTTAAGAATAAGAACAATACTATCGGTAAGATTGTAGCTTTCCAAGATTCTGCAGCTAAGGCCAATAATTGGGAGTTTGTTGACTTCTGGGCTCCTATGAACAGAATCAATGAGGAACAGCAGAAAGTTGACCCAGCATTCACTATTTGTGGAAACGATCGCATTCATCCTGACAATGACGGTCATCTGGTGATGGCCTATCTCTTTTTGAAAGCACAGGGTATGGCTGGTAAAAAGATTGCCGATGTTCAGGTGAATGCCAAACAGAAAAAAGTTCTACGTAGTGAGAACTGTGAGATATCAAATGTTGAAAACCGTAGCGGTGTGGTGACTTTCGATTACTTGGCTCATTCACTACCTTTCCCGCTTGACACTATTCCACGTGGCTGGGAGTATCGCCGTCAGCAGGCTGCTGCTTTGAAAGTAATTCCTCAGTTTATGGAAGAAATGGACAACGAAGCCTTCAGCGTAACAGGTCTGAAAGGTAACTATCAGTTGTTGATTGACAATGAGCCTATTGATACTCTTACTGCCACTCAGCTGGCAAAAGGCATCAATCTGGCAAGTTATAGAAATACGCCTCAGTATCAGCAGGCAAAGGTAATTATGGAACTGAATGAAAACCGTTGGGAAATTGAGCGCCAGTTCCGCGACTATTCTTGGCTTCAGTATAACTTCTTCATGAAGAAAGGAATGCTTGAACAGAATGATGAACAGGCAGCACGTGTGTTCCGTGCCGGTCAGAACGATGGGTGGGTAGCTGCTAAACGCGGTCTTTACGATAAGATGATTCATAAGGAGGTTCGCGATATGTACATCAAGCAGATGGATATGATTGTAGAGCGTATTTACGAGATAAACAAACCGCAGACACGCAAGGTGAAGCTGCT
The sequence above is a segment of the Prevotella sp. E9-3 genome. Coding sequences within it:
- a CDS encoding RNA polymerase sigma-70 factor, translating into MIMDYSELYKTYFPQLVMVASRWLSKEDAEDLVQDVMVRLWVRRDTVKYLTDFFPYALTAVRNRCLDHIKHLTYVREYEHTASANLRMAIDMENPMTRMEYCEFEKKVNMAVSSLPTRCRTVFMMSRYEDKKYDEIATELGISLNTVENHMTSALCKLRNVLLVS
- a CDS encoding SGNH/GDSL hydrolase family protein, producing MNKKAIFSLLLTLFLCLGVQAQQVAPFKKGDRVTFVGNSITDGGHYHSYIWLYYMTHFPFDEMWMANCGVGGDTSLEILNRLDGDVFAKRPTVLTLTFGMNDSGYFEYNGDEPEKFAAEKLATAKKYYYEIEKRLKARPETRMIMIGTSPYDQTSTFNDNVFKNKNNTIGKIVAFQDSAAKANNWEFVDFWAPMNRINEEQQKVDPAFTICGNDRIHPDNDGHLVMAYLFLKAQGMAGKKIADVQVNAKQKKVLRSENCEISNVENRSGVVTFDYLAHSLPFPLDTIPRGWEYRRQQAAALKVIPQFMEEMDNEAFSVTGLKGNYQLLIDNEPIDTLTATQLAKGINLASYRNTPQYQQAKVIMELNENRWEIERQFRDYSWLQYNFFMKKGMLEQNDEQAARVFRAGQNDGWVAAKRGLYDKMIHKEVRDMYIKQMDMIVERIYEINKPQTRKVKLLPVK